In Chitinispirillum alkaliphilum, the genomic window ACGGAGCGTGCTTTATGGCAGGGGGCGATGATGCTGCGGTAAACGAAATTAAACCTCTGTTACACAAATTGGCACTCAGGGGAGGATTTGTGCATGCCGGGCCTTCCGGAGCCGGGCATTTTGTAAAATTGGTGCATAATGGAATCGAATTCGGAATGCTTCAGGCGATTGGTGAAGGTGTTGACTTGCTCGAAAACTATAAGGATAGGTTAAATATTGCAGATGTTCTGGGGTGCTGGAGAAATGGTTCTGTGATCAGGTCATGGTTGGTTGATCTTATGGAGCAGCAATATCGGGATCATGGGGGATTGGAAAAAATTCCCGCGCATGTGGAAGATACGGGTGAGGTGAACTGGCTTGTATCAGATGCTTTGCAGATGGAGGTGGCTGTTCCTGTAATTACTGCTTCGGTCATGCAGCTTTTCATCTCCCGCGACCCTCAAAAAAACTGGGCTAAAGCTGTAGCAATGATGCGTAATGGGTTTGGTGAACATGGTTTTGGGGTTGATGAACGAGCCATAACAGAGAGAACCGAGGGACGCACGGGTGATTTCTACAGATGGAAGAATAATAATACAAAAAAAGATTGAATCCAAAGCTTTGATCTCCGACAAATGCGGATTCGACCCTGCTAAAACATAACTTACAGGAGCGCAAATGGTTTAAGCATTGGCTCTATAGGAGGGTTGAGGGTATTATTTGATTCGGGCGTTTTCGCAATAATTGCAGCCATCAGGCAGGGCAGTGATAGTTAAGGAGGAGTAATATCCTCAACTATCCTGTCCACTGAAACTCTTATAATACAAAAAATCAGGTGTGGTATTCTGCATTGATTTTCACATAATCATAGCTGAAATCACAGGTGTGAGCTATGGCGCTTGCCTTCCCAAGACCAAGGTCAATAACTATAGGCACCACCTTTTTCTGCAGATGGATGTGGATCTTTTTGTGGTCGAATTCAACCGGCTGGAGATCCCTGAACACCTCAATGCCGCACAGGTGTATTGACATGTGTTTGTTTGAGAACTTTGCTCCAGAGTACCCTATTGCGCATGCAATCCTCCCCCAGTTGGGGTCATTGCCAAACAGTGCGCATTTGGTGAGATTTGAATTTGCAACAGCTTTTGCCGCCTTTTTTGCATCGCTTTCGCTTTTTGCGCCATTGACATAAATCTCAACACGCTTGGTTGCTCCTTCACCATCGGCAGCG contains:
- a CDS encoding 6-phosphogluconate dehydrogenase, decarboxylating yields the protein MADNLQIGIVGLGRIGGNLVRQAVEKGIETIGFTSPHKHDDLVEIGMKKISSLDEFIEKLQRPRKVFLYVPSGYIVDKFIDELSYILSEGDIIVDGGNSYWGDSVRRSEFLKERKIHFVDLGTSGGTQGARNGACFMAGGDDAAVNEIKPLLHKLALRGGFVHAGPSGAGHFVKLVHNGIEFGMLQAIGEGVDLLENYKDRLNIADVLGCWRNGSVIRSWLVDLMEQQYRDHGGLEKIPAHVEDTGEVNWLVSDALQMEVAVPVITASVMQLFISRDPQKNWAKAVAMMRNGFGEHGFGVDERAITERTEGRTGDFYRWKNNNTKKD